One window from the genome of Hyperolius riggenbachi isolate aHypRig1 chromosome 6, aHypRig1.pri, whole genome shotgun sequence encodes:
- the LOC137522605 gene encoding uncharacterized protein — SSSGSSSGSTSGGSSSSASGSSSGSSSSASGSSSSASGSTSSSGSSSSSGSSSSASGSSSSSGSSSTSGSPASGSSSATGSSFSSSGSSSSGSPSSSSGSSSGSGSSSSGSFSSGSSSSGSSSGSSSSSSSSSSSSGSSSSGSSSSSSSSSPGSSSSFSSGCSSSGSSSSSGSSSSSSCSSSSASGSASSSGSSSSSGSSASASGSSSATGSSFSSSSAGSSSSSGFSSSSCSSSSCSPSSSSGSSSGSSSYASSGSSSSSSSSASGSSSATGSSSSSASGSSSSSSGSSFSSSGSFSSFGSSSSSGSSSSGSSSSGSSSCFVSSSSGSSSGSSS, encoded by the exons tcttcttctggttcttcttctggttctacttctggtggttcttcttcttctgcttctggttcttcttctggttcttcttcttctgcttctggttcttcttcttctgcttctggttctacttcttcttctggttcttcttcttcttctggttcttcttcttctgcttctggttcttcttcttcttctggttcttcttctacttctggttctcctgcttctggttcttcttctgctactggttcttctttttcttcttctggttcttcttcttctggttctccttcttcttcttctggttcttcttctggttctggttcttcttcttccggttctttttcttctggttcttcttcttctggttcttcttctggttcttcttcttcttcttcttc ttcctcttcttcttccggttcttcttcttctggttcttcttcttctagttcttcttcttctccgggttcttcttcttctttttcttctggttgttcttcttctggttcttcttcttcttctggttcttcttcttcttcttcttgttcttcttcttctgcttctggttctgcttcttcttctggttcttcttcttcttctggttcttctgcttctgcttctggttcttcttctgctactggttcttctttttcttcttcttctgctggttcttcttcttcttctggtttttcttcttcttcttgttcttcttcttcttgttctccttcttcttcttctggttcttcttctggttcttcttcttacg cttcttctggttcttcttctagttcttcttcttctgcttctggttcGTCTTCTGctactggttcttcttcttcttctgcttctggttcttcttcttcttcttctggttcttcattttcttcttctggctctttttcttcttttggttcttcttcttcatctggttcttcttcttctggttcttcttcttctggttcttcttcgtgttttgtttcttcttcttctggttcttcttctggttcttcttct